The following proteins are co-located in the Mesotoga sp. BH458_6_3_2_1 genome:
- the rapZ gene encoding RNase adapter RapZ, whose amino-acid sequence MPSSIVVVTGMSGAGKSSAIDVLEDFGFFCMDNVPPSIIEELVSMIGEQEIDKSAVVIDIRTAKKFGGIEKVIGSLESLKERGLSIVSVFLDAEDDVLYYRYQKTRRAHPLQHEEGLEEAIQKERSIMEPLKEHCDHVIDTSRMDMKEMKEAIVSIIGGRGYTFPPMRIEIESFSYNEGVPHDANLIFDVRFLPNPYYYEDLIELTGMDKQVKDYLEKYPEIESYFNTVFKLCRMTIDGFAGSGRNFIKIAVGCTGGKHRSVYIAERLYEALKIDSVRLSLDHREQKVHKENS is encoded by the coding sequence ATGCCTTCAAGCATAGTTGTTGTGACCGGAATGTCAGGTGCCGGAAAGTCTTCGGCGATAGATGTGCTTGAGGATTTCGGCTTCTTCTGCATGGATAATGTTCCTCCATCAATAATCGAAGAACTTGTCAGTATGATTGGAGAGCAGGAAATCGACAAGAGCGCCGTTGTTATTGATATCCGAACTGCAAAGAAGTTCGGTGGAATAGAAAAAGTAATAGGAAGTCTTGAATCGCTTAAGGAAAGAGGATTAAGTATCGTGTCGGTTTTTCTCGACGCGGAGGATGATGTACTTTACTATCGTTATCAGAAGACCAGGCGTGCACATCCGTTGCAGCATGAGGAAGGACTTGAAGAGGCCATTCAAAAAGAAAGAAGTATCATGGAGCCCCTGAAAGAGCATTGCGATCATGTTATCGATACTTCAAGAATGGACATGAAAGAGATGAAAGAGGCAATTGTTTCAATAATTGGAGGCAGGGGGTACACATTTCCACCAATGAGAATCGAAATCGAGAGTTTTTCTTATAATGAAGGAGTCCCTCATGATGCCAACCTGATTTTCGATGTAAGATTCCTTCCCAATCCGTATTATTACGAAGATCTTATAGAGCTCACGGGAATGGATAAGCAAGTAAAGGATTACCTAGAGAAATATCCTGAGATAGAAAGCTATTTCAATACTGTTTTCAAACTGTGCAGAATGACGATAGATGGATTCGCTGGAAGTGGAAGAAACTTCATTAAGATAGCTGTGGGCTGTACTGGAGGCAAGCATAGATCTGTGTATATCGCCGAACGTCTGTACGAAGCACTAAAAATCGATAGTGTGAGGCTTTCGCTTGATCATAGAGAGCAGAAGGTGCACAAAGAGAATTCGTGA
- a CDS encoding S10 family serine carboxypeptidase-like protein produces the protein MDNPYTLLDVTDLVFIDPVGTGYTEVADGIDSQRFWDVREDVAVIGKFIQSYLDAKGRRQSPIYILGESYGGVRGSYLSEHLQDIGVYPSGLIFISPVFDLGTIQWSSMEDRALALSIPVYVASAWYHGMVSGNLEILVEEANGWVSQEYIGALWKGDNLGDNEKWDIAETLEKLTGISSYAFYERNLRMNQVDFSTLLLEEKGRSLSVYDSRITAIGPYVGDSNDGTMFNLSGQLKTCANDYIKREIGYDTDLPYKSGNADVYLNWNWESGIVEPEMPDSLNLGFPDASSSLSHALTRAPYLKVFIAGGRFDLECPFEAVAYSIDHLRIPDSVRSSIIHNCYDGGHMIYVNPEALEDLKDDLKQFYGK, from the coding sequence GTGGACAATCCATATACTCTACTTGACGTAACCGATCTTGTCTTCATTGACCCGGTCGGCACAGGTTACACTGAAGTAGCAGATGGAATCGATTCTCAGAGATTCTGGGATGTGAGGGAAGATGTGGCGGTAATTGGAAAGTTCATACAATCATATCTTGACGCAAAAGGCAGAAGGCAGTCGCCAATCTACATCCTTGGTGAGAGCTATGGAGGCGTTAGAGGATCCTACCTTTCAGAGCACCTTCAGGATATCGGAGTTTACCCTTCTGGACTGATTTTCATTTCTCCTGTCTTCGATCTCGGGACAATTCAATGGAGTTCGATGGAGGATAGAGCACTTGCTCTATCAATTCCAGTCTATGTTGCGTCTGCTTGGTACCATGGTATGGTTTCGGGGAATCTAGAAATCCTGGTCGAAGAAGCCAATGGATGGGTTAGTCAAGAGTATATAGGTGCCCTTTGGAAGGGAGACAATCTTGGTGACAATGAAAAGTGGGATATTGCAGAAACACTTGAAAAGCTAACCGGGATAAGCTCATATGCTTTCTATGAACGGAATCTAAGGATGAATCAGGTTGACTTTTCGACATTGCTGCTTGAAGAAAAGGGCCGATCTCTAAGCGTATATGATTCTAGAATTACAGCGATTGGACCCTATGTGGGGGACTCCAACGATGGAACAATGTTCAATCTATCCGGTCAGTTGAAGACCTGTGCAAATGACTACATAAAGAGAGAGATCGGATATGATACAGATTTGCCTTACAAGAGTGGAAATGCTGATGTATATCTGAATTGGAATTGGGAGAGTGGAATAGTTGAGCCAGAAATGCCTGACTCTCTTAATCTGGGCTTTCCTGATGCAAGTAGCTCTCTCTCACATGCACTGACTAGAGCTCCCTATCTCAAAGTCTTCATCGCAGGTGGAAGGTTCGATCTTGAATGCCCCTTTGAAGCTGTTGCTTATAGTATCGATCATCTAAGAATCCCGGATTCAGTTCGTTCCAGTATCATTCACAACTGCTATGATGGTGGCCATATGATTTACGTAAATCCTGAAGCCCTTGAAGATCTGAAGGATGACTTGAAGCAGTTCTATGGAAAATGA
- a CDS encoding iron ABC transporter permease: MKKLVNRLLAYFSKPEHTILVVLLVVLIYLTIVPLFYIGVDTLTVHSAELRRIRGSSVGDFTTYHWEYVFNSAASDNLFYKPLINTLLVAIATCAFALIVGGFFAWMVTRTNLRFKKSISTMMLFPYIMPSWTLAMAWLNFFKNKSIGGVPGIFTALTGIETADWFAYGFVPIVLVLGMHYAPFAFILIGGILRNMDANLEEAAVILKTSRLRIILKITVPIVMPAILSTFLLVFSSAMSAFAVPSFLGGPVRYQVLTTQLYRTINGVNPGAGYIIASFMIVVGVAILTINQIIIGKRKGFTTVTGKSGNISLVNLRKLRTPVSAIMMVILVAVAIIPLLTFAAQSFFVEPGNYSFSNLSTIFWTGEGSPDIANGEPGILKNKYVYQGLFNSFSLSLVVALIAGTIGILIGYSVAKTRGKFGSNMVDRLAFFPYLIPSMAFGAIYLSMFSVQRGFIPPLYGTFAILALVGSVKYLPFASRAGINAILQLGKEIEEAAIILGVRWWKRMVKIIIPIQKPTVISGYLLPFISSMRELALYILLVTPATSILTTMLFKYNEKGWNQYANAIVLLIIGIVLIFNFIINKVTGASLDKGIGG, translated from the coding sequence ATGAAGAAACTCGTAAACAGGTTACTCGCATATTTCTCAAAGCCAGAGCATACGATTCTAGTAGTTCTTCTAGTTGTACTCATATATCTGACAATTGTACCTCTCTTCTACATCGGTGTAGACACCTTGACAGTCCATTCTGCAGAACTCAGAAGGATAAGGGGTTCCAGTGTTGGAGATTTCACTACGTATCACTGGGAGTATGTCTTCAACAGTGCGGCAAGCGACAACTTGTTTTACAAGCCTCTGATTAATACATTATTGGTAGCAATAGCTACCTGCGCCTTTGCACTCATAGTCGGTGGTTTTTTCGCCTGGATGGTTACTAGAACCAATTTGAGGTTCAAGAAATCCATATCAACCATGATGCTGTTTCCATATATTATGCCTTCGTGGACACTGGCTATGGCCTGGCTAAACTTCTTCAAGAACAAAAGCATTGGTGGAGTACCGGGGATATTCACGGCCCTAACGGGCATTGAAACTGCAGACTGGTTTGCGTACGGATTTGTTCCGATCGTTCTCGTACTGGGTATGCACTACGCGCCATTCGCCTTCATCTTGATCGGAGGAATTTTGAGAAACATGGACGCAAACCTCGAAGAAGCTGCTGTTATTCTAAAAACATCCCGTTTACGCATAATCCTCAAGATAACTGTGCCTATAGTGATGCCTGCCATCCTTTCGACATTCTTGCTTGTGTTTTCAAGTGCGATGAGTGCCTTTGCAGTGCCATCATTCTTGGGAGGTCCGGTGAGGTATCAGGTACTCACAACACAGCTATATAGAACAATCAACGGAGTTAATCCCGGCGCCGGATATATCATCGCATCATTCATGATAGTTGTTGGGGTGGCAATTCTGACAATAAACCAGATAATCATTGGCAAGAGAAAGGGGTTTACAACTGTTACTGGAAAGAGTGGGAACATTTCTTTAGTGAATCTGAGAAAGCTTCGCACTCCTGTTTCGGCAATCATGATGGTTATTCTGGTTGCAGTAGCAATAATCCCGCTTTTGACCTTTGCGGCGCAGTCTTTCTTTGTAGAGCCAGGGAATTATTCCTTTAGCAATCTCTCAACGATTTTCTGGACCGGAGAGGGTAGTCCAGATATAGCAAACGGAGAACCTGGTATTCTGAAGAACAAGTATGTTTATCAGGGATTGTTCAACAGTTTCTCGCTGTCACTTGTAGTGGCGTTAATTGCTGGAACCATAGGTATTCTCATAGGGTACTCAGTCGCCAAAACCAGAGGAAAGTTCGGTTCCAATATGGTTGACAGGTTGGCCTTCTTCCCATATCTGATTCCCAGTATGGCATTTGGTGCGATATATTTATCGATGTTCTCCGTTCAACGAGGGTTTATACCACCTCTTTATGGCACTTTTGCAATTCTAGCTCTTGTCGGTTCGGTGAAGTATTTGCCCTTTGCATCCAGAGCGGGGATTAATGCAATTCTACAGCTCGGCAAGGAAATTGAAGAGGCCGCAATAATTCTGGGGGTCAGATGGTGGAAAAGGATGGTAAAGATAATCATACCGATTCAGAAGCCAACAGTAATATCCGGATATCTTCTGCCCTTCATCTCTAGTATGAGAGAGCTCGCCCTTTACATACTGCTTGTAACACCGGCGACTAGTATATTGACTACAATGCTTTTCAAGTATAACGAGAAGGGCTGGAATCAATACGCCAATGCGATTGTCCTTCTGATAATCGGAATAGTTCTGATATTCAATTTCATCATCAACAAAGTGACCGGCGCAAGTTTGGATAAAGGAATAGGAGGTTGA
- a CDS encoding PadR family transcriptional regulator produces MDIGKLATEMNRGFIQLLVMVMLDEPMYGYDIVKTLGERNFSIDENTLYPLLRRLEEREILSSEWRVEENKPRKYYFVSETGRQVRKELLRIWNEQEQLLKSFVGEE; encoded by the coding sequence ATGGACATAGGAAAACTGGCAACGGAAATGAACAGGGGCTTCATTCAACTCTTAGTCATGGTTATGCTCGATGAACCAATGTACGGCTACGATATCGTTAAAACACTCGGAGAAAGGAACTTCTCAATCGACGAGAACACCCTGTACCCTCTTCTACGAAGACTTGAAGAAAGGGAGATTCTTTCTAGCGAGTGGAGAGTTGAGGAGAACAAACCCAGGAAATACTATTTCGTATCGGAAACTGGAAGACAGGTAAGGAAAGAACTGCTGAGAATCTGGAACGAACAGGAACAACTTCTAAAGAGCTTTGTTGGGGAGGAATGA
- a CDS encoding NAD(P)/FAD-dependent oxidoreductase — MARIAIIGGGIGGLAAGCYAQMNGLESVILEKASRPGGLCTSWDKGDYIFDGCIRHLAGLKPGTPLNNMWKDIGAMPSDIYFPEELVKVIDQKGNEFTVFYDLEKLETEMKRISPEDSTLIEDYINAIRRLSNTDLMEVGFWGFRDWLRNLFTLIKNRKVSKYTMISFAQRFKSPVLRTFFPVIQYGWESIPLTLNLGVMAGSAGKRYGRYLGGSAEFIESVVDRYKSLGGEILYNTAVERVMEDSGRAVGVRLENGEVISADYVISDAYGYDTFKKLIDDRHLTDRLRSMYSKPIDRMMMALHVSFGVKMDLSDRPNAFSLFLDEPIEIAGDNCSIVNVINYSYDKKLSPEGKTSLKVMYDTYFSYWEELSKDQKKYEEEKEKIGNRTIEAIERFIPGIRAAVEVTDVATPLTTKKFTSNARGYGSKEEFRLRDTLKGFLNKPMTLKTLKNFFVIGHSIGGTNLYGCAAMGRNAVKKICKKEKKDFYSS, encoded by the coding sequence ATGGCGAGAATTGCGATTATAGGCGGTGGGATAGGGGGGCTGGCCGCTGGATGTTATGCCCAAATGAATGGTCTTGAATCAGTGATACTTGAAAAGGCCAGTCGACCGGGAGGCCTCTGTACATCGTGGGACAAGGGCGATTATATATTTGACGGCTGCATACGTCATCTTGCTGGGCTTAAGCCAGGCACCCCACTCAACAATATGTGGAAAGACATTGGAGCGATGCCTTCCGATATCTACTTTCCCGAGGAACTGGTGAAAGTGATAGACCAGAAGGGCAATGAATTCACAGTATTCTATGATCTTGAAAAGCTTGAAACTGAAATGAAGAGAATCTCCCCTGAAGACTCTACACTTATTGAAGACTACATAAATGCGATACGCAGGCTTTCCAACACTGACCTGATGGAGGTAGGTTTCTGGGGATTCAGAGACTGGTTGAGGAATCTCTTCACATTAATAAAGAACAGAAAGGTCTCTAAATACACCATGATTTCATTCGCACAGAGGTTCAAGAGTCCAGTCTTGAGAACATTCTTCCCGGTAATCCAGTATGGATGGGAAAGCATTCCACTAACTCTAAATCTAGGAGTGATGGCCGGATCGGCGGGAAAGAGATATGGCAGATACCTCGGGGGTTCGGCTGAATTCATAGAATCGGTTGTGGACCGATATAAATCACTTGGAGGCGAGATTCTTTACAACACAGCTGTGGAAAGAGTTATGGAAGATAGTGGAAGGGCTGTCGGAGTGAGGCTTGAAAATGGTGAGGTGATCTCCGCTGACTATGTAATTTCAGACGCATATGGCTACGATACATTCAAGAAACTTATAGACGACAGACATCTCACCGATCGTCTACGCTCAATGTATTCAAAGCCCATAGATAGAATGATGATGGCTTTGCATGTATCTTTCGGCGTGAAAATGGATCTATCTGACAGACCGAATGCATTTTCTCTTTTCCTTGACGAACCTATCGAGATCGCAGGCGATAACTGTTCTATAGTCAACGTTATCAACTATAGCTACGACAAGAAACTGTCTCCGGAAGGGAAGACCAGTCTGAAAGTGATGTATGACACCTACTTTTCTTACTGGGAAGAGCTTTCGAAGGATCAGAAGAAATATGAGGAAGAGAAGGAGAAGATCGGCAACAGAACAATCGAGGCAATTGAAAGATTTATTCCAGGTATAAGAGCCGCCGTTGAAGTAACCGATGTGGCAACGCCTTTGACCACGAAGAAGTTCACATCGAATGCCCGAGGATATGGAAGTAAAGAGGAGTTTCGATTGAGAGATACCTTAAAGGGGTTCCTTAACAAACCGATGACTCTGAAGACTCTAAAGAACTTCTTCGTAATAGGACACTCCATAGGAGGAACAAATCTCTACGGTTGTGCGGCAATGGGCAGGAACGCCGTCAAGAAGATTTGCAAGAAAGAGAAGAAGGACTTCTATTCTTCTTAG
- a CDS encoding ABC transporter substrate-binding protein: MKLRSFLLVLVIMLGISILAVSPELLEAAKKEGKVVVYSITSRISNAAEAFTEKYGIAVEAYNLKDFEMIEKVSREVGSGIVGADFVIAQDGGRVFGELIEPGYLINYVPEDMKDVIPESMQNPLVLSVITKVFLYNSETFTFPPVTNVWALTDPAFEGRFFFKDPFQEGVNMNFLTMLTTPEVVKDLELAYERYFGEPIQLTTENAGYEWMKGVLENGLVFINSDTTMAESLGIRGEGIDKVGLCTYSKVRYRDTKNLALLPIMGMEPFAGFYYPSYMMLTSNAVHPNAAKLFIEYLLTEEGFAPWAGSEGTYSSNPIILPYPGDNAFDVWEKVLIGEDPEFLFNNRLDVEDFWNMYAY; the protein is encoded by the coding sequence ATGAAATTAAGGTCGTTTTTGCTCGTCCTAGTTATCATGTTAGGAATTTCTATCCTTGCAGTTTCTCCGGAACTGCTTGAGGCAGCAAAGAAGGAAGGGAAGGTCGTTGTATATTCTATAACCAGCAGAATATCAAACGCGGCCGAAGCCTTCACAGAGAAGTATGGAATTGCAGTAGAAGCCTATAACTTGAAGGACTTTGAGATGATCGAAAAGGTCTCTAGAGAAGTGGGAAGCGGCATCGTAGGAGCAGATTTCGTAATAGCTCAGGATGGCGGGAGAGTATTCGGAGAGCTAATCGAACCTGGATACTTAATAAACTACGTTCCTGAAGATATGAAGGATGTAATTCCTGAGTCTATGCAGAATCCTCTCGTGTTGTCCGTTATCACGAAGGTGTTTTTGTACAATTCCGAGACTTTCACTTTCCCGCCCGTTACGAATGTCTGGGCACTTACCGATCCTGCATTTGAGGGAAGATTCTTCTTCAAGGATCCCTTCCAGGAAGGAGTCAATATGAACTTCCTGACTATGCTAACCACTCCAGAAGTAGTCAAAGATCTTGAATTGGCTTATGAGAGATATTTCGGCGAACCTATTCAGCTTACAACTGAAAATGCCGGCTACGAGTGGATGAAAGGCGTTCTGGAGAACGGATTGGTCTTTATCAACAGCGACACGACGATGGCCGAGTCTCTCGGAATTAGGGGAGAAGGCATCGACAAAGTCGGACTCTGTACTTATTCGAAAGTGCGCTACAGAGATACCAAGAATCTTGCTCTTCTACCTATAATGGGTATGGAACCCTTCGCAGGCTTTTACTACCCCAGTTACATGATGCTTACAAGCAACGCCGTACATCCTAACGCGGCAAAGCTCTTCATCGAGTATCTATTGACAGAAGAAGGTTTTGCTCCTTGGGCAGGATCTGAAGGAACTTACTCGTCAAATCCAATTATCCTTCCATATCCTGGTGATAATGCATTCGATGTGTGGGAGAAGGTATTGATAGGTGAAGATCCCGAATTCCTTTTCAATAACAGACTTGATGTAGAAGATTTCTGGAATATGTACGCATATTGA
- a CDS encoding HAAS signaling domain-containing protein encodes MERLKKYLDDVRTFLPGTNPKKVDEILREIESHVLERAEREHGEINDTAVAMTIKEYGSPEEVAARYYEGGPIIAPHLKNYLFMYTGILFAIHLGLHLIAFVFGENGAIFDFRGTDLLSLLSQLPVTFIFDFGLVSLILYFVTQAKATAKLPHFTYFIRAEKTPSMGKRIGALIGSLVGAGITFLAFTYGPFYLGGGELTEIAIIALDSFKFALFLAFGLLVIDSVSNLINIFNYSRFSKIVSNTLGLVFLFLAVSPDYKPDIASYLSLNPSSIDHPLLVAILFLMAIVIIVDLVFETIKFWASRIVRTN; translated from the coding sequence ATGGAAAGACTGAAAAAGTATCTTGACGATGTGCGAACGTTCTTACCGGGAACCAATCCAAAAAAAGTGGATGAGATTCTAAGAGAGATTGAAAGTCATGTACTGGAAAGAGCAGAGAGGGAACATGGAGAAATTAATGACACTGCAGTCGCGATGACGATCAAGGAATACGGTTCACCAGAAGAGGTTGCGGCAAGGTATTATGAAGGCGGTCCAATCATCGCCCCTCATCTGAAGAACTATCTCTTCATGTACACCGGAATTCTTTTCGCAATTCATCTTGGACTTCATCTTATCGCTTTTGTTTTTGGCGAGAATGGCGCGATCTTTGATTTCAGGGGAACGGATCTGCTAAGCCTTCTCTCACAGCTTCCAGTGACTTTTATATTTGACTTCGGACTTGTCAGCTTGATTCTTTACTTCGTGACGCAGGCAAAGGCTACTGCGAAGCTTCCCCACTTCACATATTTCATAAGAGCAGAAAAGACACCTTCAATGGGAAAGAGAATAGGAGCGCTAATAGGCTCTCTTGTTGGGGCCGGGATAACCTTTCTTGCTTTCACTTACGGACCATTCTATTTGGGCGGCGGAGAGCTAACGGAGATCGCGATAATCGCGTTGGATTCATTCAAGTTCGCGCTATTCCTTGCTTTTGGGCTGCTTGTCATAGATTCAGTATCCAACTTAATCAACATATTCAATTACTCCCGGTTCAGCAAAATCGTATCGAACACTCTTGGCCTTGTCTTTCTCTTCCTGGCCGTTTCACCAGACTATAAACCAGATATTGCATCCTATCTGAGTTTGAATCCCTCAAGTATAGATCATCCACTCCTTGTAGCGATTCTATTCTTGATGGCAATTGTAATAATTGTCGATCTGGTCTTTGAGACGATTAAGTTTTGGGCCAGCAGAATTGTTAGAACTAATTGA
- a CDS encoding ABC transporter permease: MAPYILRRLLFLPLVAFVVTLVVFAVVWSMGPDVLLRAYMTGNASKSPNAEQRIIKKYGLDRPAVVMYFKWIGNTITGDMGYSLTASSSVSEAIISRFPASLELLVLALIPIVLVGSRLGIRAAMYPNGVADSVFGFFSIVGWATPDYIMALLILVGSFSAFGWLPIGNLSVALIKEWNSYTNSLIIDSILNLRFDILLSQLANLAQPVLTLFLVHSAYVFQISRATALDIKKRDFIRAARSRGVSERTIMLKHVRKNVLIPVVTVGGELFASLFAGLAFVETIFARPGIGRLLTNAAISVEVLTLSGCVLLIAAMMIIVNIVVDIIYSFLDPRILLWDNGTARV, encoded by the coding sequence TTGGCGCCTTATATTCTAAGAAGGCTTCTTTTCTTACCACTTGTCGCCTTTGTTGTCACTCTAGTTGTATTTGCAGTAGTCTGGTCGATGGGCCCTGATGTGCTATTGAGAGCATACATGACGGGGAACGCTTCGAAATCACCAAACGCTGAACAGAGGATAATCAAGAAGTACGGGCTCGACAGACCTGCAGTTGTCATGTACTTCAAGTGGATTGGCAACACCATTACAGGCGATATGGGATACTCATTGACTGCCAGCTCGTCGGTTTCTGAAGCAATTATCTCAAGGTTTCCAGCAAGTCTCGAATTGCTCGTACTTGCACTTATCCCAATAGTCTTGGTAGGTTCAAGGCTCGGCATAAGAGCGGCGATGTATCCAAATGGGGTCGCAGATTCTGTTTTTGGATTTTTCTCGATAGTAGGATGGGCAACTCCCGACTATATTATGGCTCTTCTGATTCTCGTCGGAAGTTTCAGCGCTTTTGGCTGGTTGCCAATAGGTAATTTGAGTGTAGCTCTCATAAAAGAATGGAATTCTTATACTAATTCCCTGATAATCGATTCCATACTTAATCTGCGCTTCGACATCTTGCTGTCTCAACTGGCAAACCTCGCTCAACCCGTCTTGACTCTCTTCCTTGTGCACTCGGCTTATGTTTTCCAGATAAGTAGGGCAACTGCACTCGACATCAAAAAGAGAGATTTCATTAGGGCTGCAAGATCAAGAGGCGTGAGTGAGAGAACGATAATGTTGAAGCATGTTAGAAAAAATGTACTGATTCCCGTCGTAACTGTTGGAGGAGAGCTCTTCGCATCGCTTTTCGCAGGTCTTGCCTTTGTCGAGACTATCTTTGCGAGACCAGGTATAGGAAGACTGCTGACCAACGCCGCAATAAGCGTTGAAGTACTTACTCTATCGGGCTGTGTACTTCTTATAGCCGCCATGATGATTATTGTGAACATCGTTGTAGATATTATCTATTCTTTTCTCGACCCTAGAATCCTTCTGTGGGATAACGGAACGGCGAGAGTTTAG
- a CDS encoding zinc ribbon domain-containing protein, translated as MYSRSNDSVRTIIKLVGVIVYAVGIGLIIFSFAGIFLAPYLSIVFGSVFVFVVLGFIATTLGRMLINVAKTKNFSGPVSEQEPVSTREVQEEMTYDYTFVSDREAKIQKTKSKSYSRCPECGTENDDKASKCSSCGTSLIGYKKCSLCYMLNKKENRFCKNCGHDFNLD; from the coding sequence ATGTACAGCCGCTCTAATGATTCAGTTAGAACGATAATCAAGTTAGTAGGTGTAATAGTCTACGCGGTGGGTATAGGTTTGATTATATTTAGCTTCGCGGGAATCTTCTTGGCACCGTATCTAAGCATAGTCTTTGGAAGTGTCTTTGTATTCGTAGTGCTAGGTTTCATTGCTACAACACTGGGGAGGATGCTCATAAATGTGGCAAAGACGAAGAATTTCTCCGGTCCCGTAAGTGAGCAGGAACCTGTTAGTACGCGCGAAGTGCAGGAAGAAATGACCTATGATTACACTTTTGTATCCGATAGAGAGGCAAAAATCCAGAAAACGAAGAGTAAAAGCTATTCCAGATGCCCGGAGTGCGGCACAGAGAATGACGACAAAGCAAGCAAGTGTTCCAGTTGTGGGACTTCTCTCATTGGTTACAAGAAATGTAGTCTCTGTTACATGCTGAACAAAAAAGAGAATCGTTTCTGCAAGAACTGCGGACACGACTTCAATCTTGACTGA
- a CDS encoding ABC transporter ATP-binding protein, with protein MPEIILKNLTKIFGSVNAVDNLDLTIEDRDFVTLLGPSGCGKTTTLRMISGLETPTVGEISIGGRVVFSSEKQINLSPDKRDVGLLFQNYALWPHMTVLQNIAFGLENMKWSKEEIRKRVKEMGDLVKISDLLDRYPSELSGGQQQRVAIARTLAPNPKVLLMDEPLSNLDAKLRMEMRAELKRLHREIESTVVYVTHDQLEAMTLATKVCLLEEGVLQQFAPPLVIYDQPANVFVGDFIGNPSMNFFDAKVDRVEGEMIVLRTSELRLEMLLMKKDYEVKSGDEVIIGLRPEDIELKPYIGENTCTIYSTLPSGMETVVRAKIKNTMFSIVVFGRVDFVVDSVMEISFPSSNYLLFNKETKEKIGAGSLKLT; from the coding sequence ATGCCTGAGATTATACTGAAGAATCTGACAAAGATTTTCGGAAGTGTCAACGCGGTAGACAATCTAGATCTTACAATTGAGGACCGCGACTTTGTGACGCTCCTTGGTCCCTCCGGATGTGGAAAGACGACCACACTCAGAATGATATCCGGGCTAGAAACCCCTACTGTCGGTGAAATCAGCATCGGTGGCAGGGTCGTCTTCTCCAGCGAGAAACAGATAAACCTATCACCCGACAAGAGAGATGTTGGCCTTCTGTTTCAGAATTATGCGCTCTGGCCACATATGACCGTTCTTCAGAACATTGCTTTCGGTCTGGAAAACATGAAGTGGAGCAAAGAGGAAATTAGAAAGCGCGTAAAGGAAATGGGGGATCTAGTCAAAATAAGCGATCTTCTTGACAGGTATCCTTCAGAACTTTCCGGCGGTCAGCAGCAGAGAGTTGCCATTGCCAGGACGCTTGCACCTAATCCAAAAGTTCTTCTGATGGATGAACCGCTTTCTAACCTGGATGCTAAACTGAGAATGGAGATGAGAGCCGAGTTGAAACGGCTCCACAGAGAAATAGAATCGACTGTCGTATACGTTACCCACGACCAGCTGGAAGCGATGACTCTGGCAACCAAGGTCTGTCTTCTTGAAGAGGGAGTTCTCCAGCAATTTGCGCCGCCGCTTGTAATATACGATCAGCCGGCGAATGTCTTCGTTGGTGATTTCATCGGCAATCCATCGATGAACTTCTTCGATGCGAAAGTAGATAGAGTTGAAGGAGAGATGATTGTCCTAAGAACTTCTGAACTGAGACTGGAAATGCTTCTCATGAAGAAAGACTATGAAGTCAAGAGCGGAGATGAAGTGATAATTGGATTAAGGCCTGAAGACATCGAGCTGAAACCTTATATAGGAGAGAATACCTGCACGATTTACTCAACTCTCCCTTCTGGAATGGAGACAGTTGTTAGAGCAAAGATCAAGAATACTATGTTCTCAATAGTAGTTTTCGGAAGAGTAGATTTCGTGGTTGATTCTGTTATGGAAATCTCTTTTCCGTCCAGTAACTACCTCTTATTTAACAAAGAAACAAAGGAGAAGATCGGAGCCGGATCACTAAAGCTGACATAG